CGTGACGGGCGTGGTGGGCGCCAGGATCACGTCACAGCCGGCCATGGCGGCGTGGAAGCGGCTGAGGATGCGGGTCTGCTCGGCCTGCGCCCAGGCGCTGTCGATGAGGCTCATCGCGGCGCCGATCTCGTAGTTGGCGCGTGTGTTGGGTCCCAGGCTCTCGGGGTCGCGCACATAGGCGTCGCGGGTTGCTGCCACGAAGGCTTCGGCGCGCAACACATCAAAGCACCGGTGCACGTCGCCAAGATCGAACCGCACCTCTTCGCAGCTGCGGAACAGGTGCCGCATCGCGACGAGCTTGCGGCGGAAGGCCTGCCGGATGGCGGGGTCGACATCGCAGGCGCCGAAGTCCTCGGTCCATCCCACACGCAGCTCGCCGAGGTCCACCGCGCGAGGGTGCAGGAAGCTTCCCGGGTCCAACGGATAGCTGAGCGGGTCGCCTACGTCGGCGCCCGCCGACGCGGCCAGCTGCAGGCAACTGTCTGCCACGGTGCGGCCCATGGGGCCGACCACCGAGATCGGGGTCCAGCCCAGCGGTTTGCGCGAGCTGGGCACGATCCCGGGCGACGGCCGGAAGCCGACCACGCCGCACAGCGCCGCAGGAATGCGCAGCGACCCGCCGGTGTCGGAGCCCGTGCAGAGGGGAAGCATGTTGCACGCCAATGCCGCCGCCGACCCTCCGGAGGATCCGCCGGCGTTGAGCCGCGGGTCGAAGGGATTGCCGGTGGCGCCCCAGACGGCGTTGCGCGTGTTCGCGCCCGCGCCGAGTTCGGGGACGTTCGTCTTGCCGACGACGATCGCGCCGGCCTGGCGCAGGCGCGCGACCAGCACGTTGTCGGCCGCCGGCACATGGCCTCTATACATCGGCGAGCCGAGGGTCGTCAGCAGGCCCTCGGTGGCCTCCAGGTCCTTGACCCCAAGGGGCAACCCATGCAGCAGACCCAGCGGACGGCCATCGAGCACCGCGCGCTCGGCCGCCCTGGCCTCCGTGCGCGCACGCTCGAAGCAGGTGGCGGTGATCGCGTTGACGAAGGGGTTCAGCGCCTCGATCCGCGCGATGCAGGCTTCGAGCAA
The Piscinibacter sp. XHJ-5 DNA segment above includes these coding regions:
- a CDS encoding amidase family protein codes for the protein MVADAGLLALSAVELRRLIGDRQLSPVELLEACIARIEALNPFVNAITATCFERARTEARAAERAVLDGRPLGLLHGLPLGVKDLEATEGLLTTLGSPMYRGHVPAADNVLVARLRQAGAIVVGKTNVPELGAGANTRNAVWGATGNPFDPRLNAGGSSGGSAAALACNMLPLCTGSDTGGSLRIPAALCGVVGFRPSPGIVPSSRKPLGWTPISVVGPMGRTVADSCLQLAASAGADVGDPLSYPLDPGSFLHPRAVDLGELRVGWTEDFGACDVDPAIRQAFRRKLVAMRHLFRSCEEVRFDLGDVHRCFDVLRAEAFVAATRDAYVRDPESLGPNTRANYEIGAAMSLIDSAWAQAEQTRILSRFHAAMAGCDVILAPTTPVTPFPWTVLHADNVDGKPQANYYRWLALTYVVTLATLPALSLPCGVDHAGMPFGLQIVGRFREDHRLLGVAAALEHAFAGSDTLRRPLPVLEALRPVEPALTSLVSAPPLLDRGGERTGVIAAGA